The following coding sequences are from one Apodemus sylvaticus chromosome X, mApoSyl1.1, whole genome shotgun sequence window:
- the Arhgap4 gene encoding rho GTPase-activating protein 4 isoform X1 gives MLRLWDQGDLDRGAACRKRDEPEKRCLVFLRPTRAVPGPSRPAPPGDCAGGGAGGAEPAEGAGPGDPGPALGGLASLPRGNVGTQRLNQPSSMAAHGKLRRERGLQPEYDAQVKGPLAAMRLQLSEQLHCLELQGELRRDLLQELAEFMRRRAEVELEYSRGLDKLAERFTSRSGRLGGSSREQQSFWKEPTLLSPLHCWAVLLEHTRQQSRESAALSEVLAGSLAQRLSHISEDVGRIVKKSKDLVQQLQDELLEVVSELQTQGYLAWASLQTKKMYHVYHLESMNAETKLREAERQEEKRSGKSALPTTTATFATTTTTTTAIETGPHRKSSLKKGGRLVEKRQAKYLEHKIKCTKARNEYLLSLASANAAISNYYLHDILDLMDCCDTGFHLALEQALRSYTAAESRTQTSQMQGLGSLEEALEALDPPGDKAKVLEIHAMAFCPPQRFDYQPHEDDEVAEIQVEMELRDEILPRAQNIQSYLDQKTIETEEVNKTLKATLQALLEVVASEDGDILESLQASPSTESLKSTSSDPGTRQAGRRRNQQQETETFYITKLQEYLSGRSILAKLQAKHEKLQEAIEQGNKEEQETSWTQCTERKFHKSHHPHPRSQYNQRLFGGDLEKFIQNSGRPVPLVVESCIRFINLNGLQHEGIFRVSGAQARISEIRDAFERGEDPLVEGCTAHDLDSVAGVLKLYFRSLEPPLFPLDVFNELLASAELEAVGEQVEPVSHLLSRLPRPVLVVLRYLFTFLNHLAQYSNENMMDSYNLAVCFGPTLLPVPAGQDPVALQGRVNQLVQTLILQPARVFPPPAMLPGPIYEKCMAPPSASCQGDGQLEILAGEPELELKAGTTVQEDDPEGVVEAVACFAYTGRTAQELTFQRGDVLRLYARASNDWWRGEHAGVRGLIPHKYITLSEGDEKQMAGSGLQAMGESVSHPESFLTLEFKDRLELGTPSEALGPSGQRRQCLVPTSPERLVEMDKAVAQNMDSVFKELLGKAAVRQGHGLSPTASSSLGTQNLKPLAYSSFSKNKVFSLGHGAPISPSASHPQGPDSTHRPV, from the exons ATGTTGAGGCTTTGGGATCAAGGTGATCTAGATAGAGGAGCAGCTTGCCGCAAGAGAGATGAACCTGAGAAGCGGTGCCTTGTCTTTCTGAGGCCCACCAGGGCAGTGCCAGGTCCAAGTCGCCCCGCCCCTCCGGGGGACTgtgctgggggcggggctggcGGGGCGGAGCCTGCGGAGGGTGCTGGCCCGGGTGATCCTGGTCCTGCACTCGGTGGTCTCGCCTCGCTTCCGCGTGGGAACGTTGGAACTCAAAGGCTCAATCAGCCTTCGTCCATGGCGGCGCACGGGAAGTTGCGGCGGGAGCGGGGGCTGCAACCAGAGTACGATGCGCAGGTCAAAG GTCCCCTTGCAGCGATGCGCTTGCAGTTGAGTGAGCAGCTTCATTGCCTGGAGCTTCAGGGAGAGCTGCGGCGAGATTTGCTGCAGGAGCTAGCTGAGTTCATGCGGCGCCGGGCGGAGGTAGAGCTGGAATATTCTCGGGGCCTGGACAAGTTGGCTGAACGCTTTACTAGCCGAAGTGGTCGTCTTGGGGGCAGCAGCCGGGAGCAGCAAAGCTTCTG GAAGGAACCAACTCTCCTATCACCCTTGCACTGCTGGGCTGTGCTGCTGGAACACACTCGGCAGCAGAGTCGGGAAAGTGCTGCCCTCAGTGAGGTGCTGGCTGGGTCCCTGGCACAGCGCTTGAGTCACATCAGCGAGGATGTGGGACGCATTGTCAAAAAG AGCAAGGACCTGGTGCAACAGCTGCAGGATGAGCTCCTGGAGGTGGTCTCAGAACTCCAGACA CAAggctaccttgcctgggcctccCTGCAGACCAAGAAGATGtaccatgtgtaccacttggaGAGCATGAATGCTGAGACTAAACTTCGGGAAGCCGAACGACAAGAGGAGAAGCGGTCAGGCAAGAGTGCCTTACCCACCACCACTGCTACCTttgccaccactaccactactaccaccGCCATTGAGACAGGGCCCCACCGAAAGAGTTCTCTCAAGAAAGGAGGGCGGCTAGTGGAGAAG CGTCAGGCCAAGTACTTGGAGCATAAAATTAAGTGCACCAAAGCCCGAAATGAGTACCTACTCAGCCTGGCCAGTGCCAATGCCGCCATCAGCAACTACTACTTACACGATATCTTGGACCTCATGGAT TGCTGTGACACAGGTTTCCATTTGGCCCTGGAACAGGCCCTCCGGAGCTACACAGCTGCTGAGAGCCGCACCCAAACCTCACAGATGCAGGGCTTAGGCAGCCTGGAAGAGGCTCTGGAGGCCTTGGATCCTCCAGGGGACAAGGCCAAGGtgcttgagattcatgccatGGCCTTCTGTCCCCCTCAACGTTTTGACTACCAGCCCCATGAAGATGATGAG GTGGCTGAGATCCAGGTTGAGATGGAGCTTCGGGATGAGATTTTGCCCagagcccaaaacatccagagtTACCTGGACCAAAAGACCATCGAGACAGAAGAG GTGAATAAGACACTGAAGGCAACACTTCAGGCTCTGCTAGAGGTGGTGGCATCGGAGGATGGGGATATACTGGAGTCTTTGCAGGCCAGCCCCTCCACTGAGTCCCTCAAGTCTACAAGCTCGGACCCAGGCACCCGACAGGCAGGCCGCAGACGGAACCAGCAGCAGGAGACAGAAACCTTCTATATTACG AAGCTGCAGGAGTATCTGAGTGGCCGGAGCATCCTTGCCAAGCTGCAGGCCAAGCATGAAAAGCTCCAGGAGGCCATAGAACAAG GTAACAAGGAAGAGCAAGAGACATCTTG GACCCAGTGCACAGAGAGAAAATTCCACAAGAGCCACCATCCTCATCCTAGATCCCAGTATAACCAGAGACTTTTTGGAGGTGATTTGGAGAAGTTTATCCAG AACTCAGGCCGACCTGTGCCCCTTGTGGTGGAGAGCTGTATTCGCTTCATTAACCTCAATG GCCTGCAACATGAAGGCATCTTTCGGGTATCAGGTGCCCAGGCTCGGATTTCAGAGATCCGAGATGCCTTTGAAAGAG GGGAGGACCCTCTGGTGGAGGGCTGTACTGCCCATGACCTAGACTCAGTGGCTGGGGTACTAAAGCTATACTTTCGGAGCCTGGagcccccactcttccccttGGATGTGTTTAATGAGCTTCTGGCTTCAGCAG AACTCGAAGCTGTGGGTGagcaggtggagcctgtgagccATCTGCTATCCAGACTACCCAGACCTGTGCTAGTGGTCCTACGATATCTCTTCACCTTCCTCAACCA CCTGGCCCAGTACAGCAATGAGAACATGATGGACTCCTACAACCTGGCTGTATGCTTTGGGCCCACGCTGTTGCCTGTGCCTGCTGGACAGGACCCTGTAGCCTTGCAGGGCCGAGTGAACCAGCTGGTCCAAACCCTTATCCTGCAACCAGCACGTGTTTTCCCACCCCCAGCCATGCTGCCAGGCCCCATCTATGAGAAGTGCATGGCACCACCTTCTGCCAGTTGCCAGGG GGATGGCCAGTTGGAGATCCTCGCTGGGGAGCCAGAGCTGGAGTTGAAAGCTGGGACCACAGTTCAGGAGGATG ACCCAGAGGGAGTTGTGGAGGCTGTGGCCTGCTTTGCCTACACTGGCCGCACGGCCCAGGAGCTGACATTCCAGCGAGGGGATGTGCTGCGATTGTATGCTCGGGCATCAAATGACTGGTGGCGAGGGGAGCATGCTGGTGTGCGGGGGCTCATTCCCCATAAGTACATCACACTTTCTGAGGG GGATGAGAAGCAGATGGCTGGTTCAGGACTACAGGCCATGGGGGAATCTGTGAGCCATCCAGAGAGCTTCCTGACCTTGGAGTTTAAGGACCG GCTGGAACTAGGCACCCCATCTGAGGCTTTGGGACCCTCTGGGCAGAGACGACAGTGTTTAGTCCCTACTTCCCCTGAGCGACTTGTGGAAATGGATAAG GCTGTGGCGCAGAACATGGATTCTGTGTTTAAGGAGCTCTTGGGAAAGGCTGCTGTCCGCCAGGGCCATGGGCTATCACCTACAGCCTCCTCCAGTCTAGGAACTCAAAACCTGAAGCCCCTGGCCTACAGCAGCTTCAGCAAAAACAAAGTCTTCTCCCTGGGACATGGGGCTCCAATTTCCCCCTCAGCCTCCCATCCTCAGGGTCCAGATTCAACTCACAGGCCAGTCTGA
- the Arhgap4 gene encoding rho GTPase-activating protein 4 isoform X6 yields the protein MLRLWDQGDLDRGAACRKRDEPEKRCLVFLRPTRAVPGPSRPAPPGDCAGGGAGGAEPAEGAGPGDPGPALGGLASLPRGNVGTQRLNQPSSMAAHGKLRRERGLQPEYDAQVKAMRLQLSEQLHCLELQGELRRDLLQELAEFMRRRAEVELEYSRGLDKLAERFTSRSGRLGGSSREQQSFWKEPTLLSPLHCWAVLLEHTRQQSRESAALSEVLAGSLAQRLSHISEDVGRIVKKTKKMYHVYHLESMNAETKLREAERQEEKRSGKSALPTTTATFATTTTTTTAIETGPHRKSSLKKGGRLVEKRQAKYLEHKIKCTKARNEYLLSLASANAAISNYYLHDILDLMDCCDTGFHLALEQALRSYTAAESRTQTSQMQGLGSLEEALEALDPPGDKAKVLEIHAMAFCPPQRFDYQPHEDDEVAEIQVEMELRDEILPRAQNIQSYLDQKTIETEEVNKTLKATLQALLEVVASEDGDILESLQASPSTESLKSTSSDPGTRQAGRRRNQQQETETFYITKLQEYLSGRSILAKLQAKHEKLQEAIEQGNKEEQETSWTQCTERKFHKSHHPHPRSQYNQRLFGGDLEKFIQNSGRPVPLVVESCIRFINLNGLQHEGIFRVSGAQARISEIRDAFERGEDPLVEGCTAHDLDSVAGVLKLYFRSLEPPLFPLDVFNELLASAELEAVGEQVEPVSHLLSRLPRPVLVVLRYLFTFLNHLAQYSNENMMDSYNLAVCFGPTLLPVPAGQDPVALQGRVNQLVQTLILQPARVFPPPAMLPGPIYEKCMAPPSASCQGDGQLEILAGEPELELKAGTTVQEDDPEGVVEAVACFAYTGRTAQELTFQRGDVLRLYARASNDWWRGEHAGVRGLIPHKYITLSEGDEKQMAGSGLQAMGESVSHPESFLTLEFKDRLELGTPSEALGPSGQRRQCLVPTSPERLVEMDKAVAQNMDSVFKELLGKAAVRQGHGLSPTASSSLGTQNLKPLAYSSFSKNKVFSLGHGAPISPSASHPQGPDSTHRPV from the exons ATGTTGAGGCTTTGGGATCAAGGTGATCTAGATAGAGGAGCAGCTTGCCGCAAGAGAGATGAACCTGAGAAGCGGTGCCTTGTCTTTCTGAGGCCCACCAGGGCAGTGCCAGGTCCAAGTCGCCCCGCCCCTCCGGGGGACTgtgctgggggcggggctggcGGGGCGGAGCCTGCGGAGGGTGCTGGCCCGGGTGATCCTGGTCCTGCACTCGGTGGTCTCGCCTCGCTTCCGCGTGGGAACGTTGGAACTCAAAGGCTCAATCAGCCTTCGTCCATGGCGGCGCACGGGAAGTTGCGGCGGGAGCGGGGGCTGCAACCAGAGTACGATGCGCAGGTCAAAG CGATGCGCTTGCAGTTGAGTGAGCAGCTTCATTGCCTGGAGCTTCAGGGAGAGCTGCGGCGAGATTTGCTGCAGGAGCTAGCTGAGTTCATGCGGCGCCGGGCGGAGGTAGAGCTGGAATATTCTCGGGGCCTGGACAAGTTGGCTGAACGCTTTACTAGCCGAAGTGGTCGTCTTGGGGGCAGCAGCCGGGAGCAGCAAAGCTTCTG GAAGGAACCAACTCTCCTATCACCCTTGCACTGCTGGGCTGTGCTGCTGGAACACACTCGGCAGCAGAGTCGGGAAAGTGCTGCCCTCAGTGAGGTGCTGGCTGGGTCCCTGGCACAGCGCTTGAGTCACATCAGCGAGGATGTGGGACGCATTGTCAAAAAG ACCAAGAAGATGtaccatgtgtaccacttggaGAGCATGAATGCTGAGACTAAACTTCGGGAAGCCGAACGACAAGAGGAGAAGCGGTCAGGCAAGAGTGCCTTACCCACCACCACTGCTACCTttgccaccactaccactactaccaccGCCATTGAGACAGGGCCCCACCGAAAGAGTTCTCTCAAGAAAGGAGGGCGGCTAGTGGAGAAG CGTCAGGCCAAGTACTTGGAGCATAAAATTAAGTGCACCAAAGCCCGAAATGAGTACCTACTCAGCCTGGCCAGTGCCAATGCCGCCATCAGCAACTACTACTTACACGATATCTTGGACCTCATGGAT TGCTGTGACACAGGTTTCCATTTGGCCCTGGAACAGGCCCTCCGGAGCTACACAGCTGCTGAGAGCCGCACCCAAACCTCACAGATGCAGGGCTTAGGCAGCCTGGAAGAGGCTCTGGAGGCCTTGGATCCTCCAGGGGACAAGGCCAAGGtgcttgagattcatgccatGGCCTTCTGTCCCCCTCAACGTTTTGACTACCAGCCCCATGAAGATGATGAG GTGGCTGAGATCCAGGTTGAGATGGAGCTTCGGGATGAGATTTTGCCCagagcccaaaacatccagagtTACCTGGACCAAAAGACCATCGAGACAGAAGAG GTGAATAAGACACTGAAGGCAACACTTCAGGCTCTGCTAGAGGTGGTGGCATCGGAGGATGGGGATATACTGGAGTCTTTGCAGGCCAGCCCCTCCACTGAGTCCCTCAAGTCTACAAGCTCGGACCCAGGCACCCGACAGGCAGGCCGCAGACGGAACCAGCAGCAGGAGACAGAAACCTTCTATATTACG AAGCTGCAGGAGTATCTGAGTGGCCGGAGCATCCTTGCCAAGCTGCAGGCCAAGCATGAAAAGCTCCAGGAGGCCATAGAACAAG GTAACAAGGAAGAGCAAGAGACATCTTG GACCCAGTGCACAGAGAGAAAATTCCACAAGAGCCACCATCCTCATCCTAGATCCCAGTATAACCAGAGACTTTTTGGAGGTGATTTGGAGAAGTTTATCCAG AACTCAGGCCGACCTGTGCCCCTTGTGGTGGAGAGCTGTATTCGCTTCATTAACCTCAATG GCCTGCAACATGAAGGCATCTTTCGGGTATCAGGTGCCCAGGCTCGGATTTCAGAGATCCGAGATGCCTTTGAAAGAG GGGAGGACCCTCTGGTGGAGGGCTGTACTGCCCATGACCTAGACTCAGTGGCTGGGGTACTAAAGCTATACTTTCGGAGCCTGGagcccccactcttccccttGGATGTGTTTAATGAGCTTCTGGCTTCAGCAG AACTCGAAGCTGTGGGTGagcaggtggagcctgtgagccATCTGCTATCCAGACTACCCAGACCTGTGCTAGTGGTCCTACGATATCTCTTCACCTTCCTCAACCA CCTGGCCCAGTACAGCAATGAGAACATGATGGACTCCTACAACCTGGCTGTATGCTTTGGGCCCACGCTGTTGCCTGTGCCTGCTGGACAGGACCCTGTAGCCTTGCAGGGCCGAGTGAACCAGCTGGTCCAAACCCTTATCCTGCAACCAGCACGTGTTTTCCCACCCCCAGCCATGCTGCCAGGCCCCATCTATGAGAAGTGCATGGCACCACCTTCTGCCAGTTGCCAGGG GGATGGCCAGTTGGAGATCCTCGCTGGGGAGCCAGAGCTGGAGTTGAAAGCTGGGACCACAGTTCAGGAGGATG ACCCAGAGGGAGTTGTGGAGGCTGTGGCCTGCTTTGCCTACACTGGCCGCACGGCCCAGGAGCTGACATTCCAGCGAGGGGATGTGCTGCGATTGTATGCTCGGGCATCAAATGACTGGTGGCGAGGGGAGCATGCTGGTGTGCGGGGGCTCATTCCCCATAAGTACATCACACTTTCTGAGGG GGATGAGAAGCAGATGGCTGGTTCAGGACTACAGGCCATGGGGGAATCTGTGAGCCATCCAGAGAGCTTCCTGACCTTGGAGTTTAAGGACCG GCTGGAACTAGGCACCCCATCTGAGGCTTTGGGACCCTCTGGGCAGAGACGACAGTGTTTAGTCCCTACTTCCCCTGAGCGACTTGTGGAAATGGATAAG GCTGTGGCGCAGAACATGGATTCTGTGTTTAAGGAGCTCTTGGGAAAGGCTGCTGTCCGCCAGGGCCATGGGCTATCACCTACAGCCTCCTCCAGTCTAGGAACTCAAAACCTGAAGCCCCTGGCCTACAGCAGCTTCAGCAAAAACAAAGTCTTCTCCCTGGGACATGGGGCTCCAATTTCCCCCTCAGCCTCCCATCCTCAGGGTCCAGATTCAACTCACAGGCCAGTCTGA
- the Arhgap4 gene encoding rho GTPase-activating protein 4 isoform X4, translating into MLRLWDQGDLDRGAACRKRDEPEKRCLVFLRPTRAVPGPSRPAPPGDCAGGGAGGAEPAEGAGPGDPGPALGGLASLPRGNVGTQRLNQPSSMAAHGKLRRERGLQPEYDAQVKAMRLQLSEQLHCLELQGELRRDLLQELAEFMRRRAEVELEYSRGLDKLAERFTSRSGRLGGSSREQQSFWKEPTLLSPLHCWAVLLEHTRQQSRESAALSEVLAGSLAQRLSHISEDVGRIVKKSKDLVQQLQDELLEVVSELQTTKKMYHVYHLESMNAETKLREAERQEEKRSGKSALPTTTATFATTTTTTTAIETGPHRKSSLKKGGRLVEKRQAKYLEHKIKCTKARNEYLLSLASANAAISNYYLHDILDLMDCCDTGFHLALEQALRSYTAAESRTQTSQMQGLGSLEEALEALDPPGDKAKVLEIHAMAFCPPQRFDYQPHEDDEVAEIQVEMELRDEILPRAQNIQSYLDQKTIETEEVNKTLKATLQALLEVVASEDGDILESLQASPSTESLKSTSSDPGTRQAGRRRNQQQETETFYITKLQEYLSGRSILAKLQAKHEKLQEAIEQGNKEEQETSWTQCTERKFHKSHHPHPRSQYNQRLFGGDLEKFIQNSGRPVPLVVESCIRFINLNGLQHEGIFRVSGAQARISEIRDAFERGEDPLVEGCTAHDLDSVAGVLKLYFRSLEPPLFPLDVFNELLASAELEAVGEQVEPVSHLLSRLPRPVLVVLRYLFTFLNHLAQYSNENMMDSYNLAVCFGPTLLPVPAGQDPVALQGRVNQLVQTLILQPARVFPPPAMLPGPIYEKCMAPPSASCQGDGQLEILAGEPELELKAGTTVQEDDPEGVVEAVACFAYTGRTAQELTFQRGDVLRLYARASNDWWRGEHAGVRGLIPHKYITLSEGDEKQMAGSGLQAMGESVSHPESFLTLEFKDRLELGTPSEALGPSGQRRQCLVPTSPERLVEMDKAVAQNMDSVFKELLGKAAVRQGHGLSPTASSSLGTQNLKPLAYSSFSKNKVFSLGHGAPISPSASHPQGPDSTHRPV; encoded by the exons ATGTTGAGGCTTTGGGATCAAGGTGATCTAGATAGAGGAGCAGCTTGCCGCAAGAGAGATGAACCTGAGAAGCGGTGCCTTGTCTTTCTGAGGCCCACCAGGGCAGTGCCAGGTCCAAGTCGCCCCGCCCCTCCGGGGGACTgtgctgggggcggggctggcGGGGCGGAGCCTGCGGAGGGTGCTGGCCCGGGTGATCCTGGTCCTGCACTCGGTGGTCTCGCCTCGCTTCCGCGTGGGAACGTTGGAACTCAAAGGCTCAATCAGCCTTCGTCCATGGCGGCGCACGGGAAGTTGCGGCGGGAGCGGGGGCTGCAACCAGAGTACGATGCGCAGGTCAAAG CGATGCGCTTGCAGTTGAGTGAGCAGCTTCATTGCCTGGAGCTTCAGGGAGAGCTGCGGCGAGATTTGCTGCAGGAGCTAGCTGAGTTCATGCGGCGCCGGGCGGAGGTAGAGCTGGAATATTCTCGGGGCCTGGACAAGTTGGCTGAACGCTTTACTAGCCGAAGTGGTCGTCTTGGGGGCAGCAGCCGGGAGCAGCAAAGCTTCTG GAAGGAACCAACTCTCCTATCACCCTTGCACTGCTGGGCTGTGCTGCTGGAACACACTCGGCAGCAGAGTCGGGAAAGTGCTGCCCTCAGTGAGGTGCTGGCTGGGTCCCTGGCACAGCGCTTGAGTCACATCAGCGAGGATGTGGGACGCATTGTCAAAAAG AGCAAGGACCTGGTGCAACAGCTGCAGGATGAGCTCCTGGAGGTGGTCTCAGAACTCCAGACA ACCAAGAAGATGtaccatgtgtaccacttggaGAGCATGAATGCTGAGACTAAACTTCGGGAAGCCGAACGACAAGAGGAGAAGCGGTCAGGCAAGAGTGCCTTACCCACCACCACTGCTACCTttgccaccactaccactactaccaccGCCATTGAGACAGGGCCCCACCGAAAGAGTTCTCTCAAGAAAGGAGGGCGGCTAGTGGAGAAG CGTCAGGCCAAGTACTTGGAGCATAAAATTAAGTGCACCAAAGCCCGAAATGAGTACCTACTCAGCCTGGCCAGTGCCAATGCCGCCATCAGCAACTACTACTTACACGATATCTTGGACCTCATGGAT TGCTGTGACACAGGTTTCCATTTGGCCCTGGAACAGGCCCTCCGGAGCTACACAGCTGCTGAGAGCCGCACCCAAACCTCACAGATGCAGGGCTTAGGCAGCCTGGAAGAGGCTCTGGAGGCCTTGGATCCTCCAGGGGACAAGGCCAAGGtgcttgagattcatgccatGGCCTTCTGTCCCCCTCAACGTTTTGACTACCAGCCCCATGAAGATGATGAG GTGGCTGAGATCCAGGTTGAGATGGAGCTTCGGGATGAGATTTTGCCCagagcccaaaacatccagagtTACCTGGACCAAAAGACCATCGAGACAGAAGAG GTGAATAAGACACTGAAGGCAACACTTCAGGCTCTGCTAGAGGTGGTGGCATCGGAGGATGGGGATATACTGGAGTCTTTGCAGGCCAGCCCCTCCACTGAGTCCCTCAAGTCTACAAGCTCGGACCCAGGCACCCGACAGGCAGGCCGCAGACGGAACCAGCAGCAGGAGACAGAAACCTTCTATATTACG AAGCTGCAGGAGTATCTGAGTGGCCGGAGCATCCTTGCCAAGCTGCAGGCCAAGCATGAAAAGCTCCAGGAGGCCATAGAACAAG GTAACAAGGAAGAGCAAGAGACATCTTG GACCCAGTGCACAGAGAGAAAATTCCACAAGAGCCACCATCCTCATCCTAGATCCCAGTATAACCAGAGACTTTTTGGAGGTGATTTGGAGAAGTTTATCCAG AACTCAGGCCGACCTGTGCCCCTTGTGGTGGAGAGCTGTATTCGCTTCATTAACCTCAATG GCCTGCAACATGAAGGCATCTTTCGGGTATCAGGTGCCCAGGCTCGGATTTCAGAGATCCGAGATGCCTTTGAAAGAG GGGAGGACCCTCTGGTGGAGGGCTGTACTGCCCATGACCTAGACTCAGTGGCTGGGGTACTAAAGCTATACTTTCGGAGCCTGGagcccccactcttccccttGGATGTGTTTAATGAGCTTCTGGCTTCAGCAG AACTCGAAGCTGTGGGTGagcaggtggagcctgtgagccATCTGCTATCCAGACTACCCAGACCTGTGCTAGTGGTCCTACGATATCTCTTCACCTTCCTCAACCA CCTGGCCCAGTACAGCAATGAGAACATGATGGACTCCTACAACCTGGCTGTATGCTTTGGGCCCACGCTGTTGCCTGTGCCTGCTGGACAGGACCCTGTAGCCTTGCAGGGCCGAGTGAACCAGCTGGTCCAAACCCTTATCCTGCAACCAGCACGTGTTTTCCCACCCCCAGCCATGCTGCCAGGCCCCATCTATGAGAAGTGCATGGCACCACCTTCTGCCAGTTGCCAGGG GGATGGCCAGTTGGAGATCCTCGCTGGGGAGCCAGAGCTGGAGTTGAAAGCTGGGACCACAGTTCAGGAGGATG ACCCAGAGGGAGTTGTGGAGGCTGTGGCCTGCTTTGCCTACACTGGCCGCACGGCCCAGGAGCTGACATTCCAGCGAGGGGATGTGCTGCGATTGTATGCTCGGGCATCAAATGACTGGTGGCGAGGGGAGCATGCTGGTGTGCGGGGGCTCATTCCCCATAAGTACATCACACTTTCTGAGGG GGATGAGAAGCAGATGGCTGGTTCAGGACTACAGGCCATGGGGGAATCTGTGAGCCATCCAGAGAGCTTCCTGACCTTGGAGTTTAAGGACCG GCTGGAACTAGGCACCCCATCTGAGGCTTTGGGACCCTCTGGGCAGAGACGACAGTGTTTAGTCCCTACTTCCCCTGAGCGACTTGTGGAAATGGATAAG GCTGTGGCGCAGAACATGGATTCTGTGTTTAAGGAGCTCTTGGGAAAGGCTGCTGTCCGCCAGGGCCATGGGCTATCACCTACAGCCTCCTCCAGTCTAGGAACTCAAAACCTGAAGCCCCTGGCCTACAGCAGCTTCAGCAAAAACAAAGTCTTCTCCCTGGGACATGGGGCTCCAATTTCCCCCTCAGCCTCCCATCCTCAGGGTCCAGATTCAACTCACAGGCCAGTCTGA